The Desertibacillus haloalkaliphilus genomic interval CATGACGGTCAGACAAAATCGCACGAGCAACTTCAATCATTGAAAGCTCAGCCTTATTTTGGCCGTCAAATTGTGTTAATGCCAAATCACTGCACGTCCTTTCGCGGTCTTACTCAATGTCTTATCTTACAATATTTCAGCCGTTTCGGCAAATGTTATTCTTCGCAAATTAAGCGAGTTCTGGTACATCACGTCCCAAAACCCACTTTTCGACGGCAACACCAACACCATCCGCGTTTTGTGTCGTCGTTTCTACGTCCGCAACTGCCTTCACTTCAGGCACAGCATTTCCCATTGCGACACCTAATCCAGCGGCCTCAATCATCGTGACATCATTTTGT includes:
- a CDS encoding HAD hydrolase family protein; this encodes QNDVTMIEAAGLGVAMGNAVPEVKAVADVETTTQNADGVGVAVEKWVLGRDVPELA